In Ruegeria sp. YS9, the genomic window CGGTCAGAGCGTTTCCGTTTCCTATGCGGCGTCGTCGGTTCTGGCGCGGCAGATTCAGCAAGGCGCACCTGCGGATGTGTTTGTCTCGGCCAATACGGATTGGATGGATGTGTTGGAGCAGGATGGTCTAATTCGGACAGAGTCTCGAGTGGATCTGCTGAGCAACGGTCTGGTTCTGGTCGGGGCTGAAGATCATGCGCAAGTGGGTGAAATCCAGCCCGGATATGACCTTAGGACGGACTTGAAAGAAGGCTATCTGGCCATGGCATTGGTTGATGCGGTGCCTGCCGGGATTTATGGCAAAGCTGCTTTGCAGAGCCTGAACCAGTGGGAAGCTGTGCGGACACAGGTGGCGCAGGCCGACAATGTGCGCGCTGCGCTGGCTCTGGTTGCGGCAGGGGCCGCGCCACTTGGGATCGTGTACCAATCAGACGCCAGGGTGGAAGAAAGGGTCCGGGTCGTAGCGACTTTCCCTGCCGATCTGCATCCACCGATAATTTACCCTGCGGCCCTGACCCTCAATGCAAAAGAAGGAGCACACGATTTCCTTGAACACCTGAAGACGGATGTTGTCACGGCTGTATTTCTGGAGCAGGGATTTACCCTGCCGGGCAGGTGATTGCCTTGAATTGGTTGGGACCTGCCGAAGTAGAAGCCTTGAAACTTTCATTGCGCGTGTCCTTCTGGGCGACGCTGGCGACGTTGCCGTTTGGGATATTTGTCGCTTATGCTCTAGCGCGTTGGCGGTTTCCCGGGCGACAGGTTTTGAACGGTCTGGTGCATTTGCCTTTGATCCTGCCGCCCGTTGTCACCGGATACCTGCTGTTGCTGACCTTCGGCATTCAAGGGCCGCTGGGGCGGATCTTGGCCGAGTTCGGGATCGTAGTGGCCTTTCGCTGGACAGGCGCGGCCCTTGCCGCCGGGATCATGGCCTTCCCTTTGATGGTCCGGGCGATACGTTTGTCGATCGAAGCGGTGGACCCGAAGCTGGAACAGGCAGGGGCAACTCTGGGCGCGTCGCGTCCGATGGTGTTTTGTACGGTGACCTTGCCGATGATTTTGCCAGGGGTCATAGCCGGGGCTATTCTGGCCTTCGCCAAGGCCATGGGTGAATTCGGTGCGACGATTACCTTCGTGTCCAACATCCCGGGTCAGACGCAAACATTGCCTTCGGCTGTTTACGCGTTTTTGCAGGTCCCGGGCGGCGAGGCCGCTGCGACGCGGCTGGTTCTGATCTCGATCGTCATCGCGATGAGCGCGTTGTTGCTTTCAGAATATGTGGGACGCCGCGCCGCCGCGCGGGTGGCCGGATCATGAGCTTGTCTGTTCGGTTGCACCATGATCTGCCGGGGATCGATCTGGACGTCAGTTTTGATGCACCCCCTGGCGTAACAGTGCTGTTCGGGCGCTCGGGATCGGGAAAGACCACCATCGTCAACGCAGTCGCAGGGTTGCTGCGGCCCCGGGCGGGCCGGGTGGCGGTAGATGACTGGGTTCTGTTCGACACGGAACAGGGGCTCTGGCTGCCGCCGCATCGGCGTCGATTGGGGTATATTTTTCAGGAAGGGCGGTTGTTCCCTCATCTGACCGTGCGCCAGAACCTTGCCTATGGGCGATGGTTCGCGCCGAAGAATACACGGCGCGAAGACCCCGACAAGGTCATCGACATGCTGGGCATCGGTCATCTGCTGGACCGCAGACCTGCCGGGTTGTCAGGCGGAGAGAAACAACGCGTCGCCATCGGGCGGGCCTTGTTGGCAAGCCCGCGATTGATCCTTGCCGATGAACCGCTGGCGGCACTGGATGATGGGCGAAAAGCGGAAATCCTGCCCTATTTCGAGCGCCTCAGGGATGAGGTTTCGGTTCCGATCCTCTATGTGACGCACTCGGCTGCTGAAGTGGCCCGATTGGCAACGTCCGTCGTTGCGTTGCAGGATGGCAAGGCCGTTCGTCATGGGCCCGCATCCGAAGTTCTTGCCGACCCGTCTGTGGCCCCTACGGGTGTCCGTGCCGTCGGGGCCGTGTTGCAGGTTCAGGTTGCAAAACATCATTCCGATGGGCTGACGGAATTGAATGCCAATGGCGCGCGGTTGTTTCTGCCTCGTATCGGACATGAGATCGGAGCCAACTTGCGTATTCGTATTCCTGCGCAGGAAGTGATCCTGTCGAACAAAAAACCCGAGGGGCTTTCGGCGCTGAATGTGCTCAGCGGTACTGTCGAAGAGATCCGGTCGGGCGAGGGACCCGGTGCGATCGTGTCCGTAAGGACTCCGGCGGGCAATGTGCTGGCGCGGGTCACGCGCCGATCTGTTGTGGCCCTGAACCTGCAACCGGGCAGCACATGTCATGCGGTGATCAAGACGGTTGCGTTGGCCCCGCAGGATGTCGGCGGACATATCGTGGCCGGTAGTTAGTCTCATGCGAGCGCGCGGGCTTCGTGTTCGCGCAGTATCAGACGAGCCGCGCGCCCGAATCCGATATGACCCGAGGTCGGCCTGTCCGGGAAAATTGCGGCCAGCTCTCGCAACGCGTCAGAGGACAAGGCATACAGCGCCTCTTCCCCCAGAAACAGGCTTTCGGCCAGCGCTCCGTTGGCGCTCAGGATTTCGTGGCGGTCCAGCAGGACGTGGAGATACTCGATGGCTTCAACAGATGTATCGATGCCAATGCCGGGCCATCCGCACAGGTGTTTGGCGGCAACCAGGGCTTCGGATGCGCCGAAAAGCAACTCGACCTTCGGGCCCTTTACCAGAATTCTGTGCTGTTGCGACACGAGAAGGTCGCAAGAGGGTTCGTTCGGCCCCAGACTGTCCGCCGAGATACGAACGGGGCGCAAAGCAGGTTCATCGCATAATCGTTCGCGTGGAATCCTGCTGCTTTCGATCCAGCGGATAGGTTGCAGACCGTGATCGGCAGTGGCCACCATATGCCCTGCGCCCAGCGTTTCGATCGCAAGCGGGCCGCTTTCAGTTTCGATCAGAGTTCCGGCCGCAAAACAGACGCCTTCAATCCTGATGACCACCTCCACCGGATCCGGTGTGCCAGTGAATGGAAGGGTGAATGGTCCGACTTGCGTTGTACCCGAGACGCTGATGAAGAAAGAATCGAAGACAACCTCGCCTTTGTCGAGGCCATCGAAAAATGTCGGGTCGACGGTATAGGTCCACTCTCCTGTGTTCGGGTCAATCGAGGCGGTACCGTTGGCGGGCTGTGCCGCAATCGTCCAGGTTTGCGTGACCGGATTGAAGTTTCCATTGTCCAGAGTGGGTTGCCCCGTCTCAACGTTGGGTGGAAACCCAGTCACATCCCCGGTCAGTTCGCCTGTGATCGGAACTGAAACCAATTAACCCTCGCCTTGCTGCAACACGCGTTCAAATTCCTTCTTGCGATACAGGCGCATGTGAACCTCGCCCGCTTCATCCCGCGTCCATTCGACAATGCGATTGCGTGTCATGTCACTGTCCATCCGGTTGGTGCGCACACGCGGGTGCGGGATTTCCTGCTTGAGGATATCAACAATTTGGCTGGTCTGTCCAAACGGAGCCACAAGATCAATGATCCAGAAGGATGATCCGCTGGTGAAATCCGTGTCGGAAAGGGGCTTTTCTTTCACCGCATAACGGAATTCGGCTTCGGGGCTGAGCCCGGCGAAGGTGACAAAACCACGGGGGAATCCGTGCTGTCGGAAGATATGGTACTGGCCCAGGCGAAACGGAGTTTCGAACGCGTACAAAACCTGTGCCAGACTGCGTTTCTGATGTGTTTTCGTCAAACCCGCCAGAAAGAACATAGCGCCCAGATCCGCGTATTTTTCCGGCGTGAAATCGAACCAGTCTTTTGGAAACGTCTTGCTCAAAGAGATGCCCAACAGTGTAACGGGAACCAAAAGTCTACAGCGAGTGTACTGCTTTCCTGCAATATGGGTAGAATAAATTCTTTGATGTGGTCAGTGTTGCCGGCTCGTTGGCCTGTCCTGCTTTACTCGCAGGTCGTCCCGACTATGCTATTGGTATCGGACCCTTGTTTCGGGATATCTGGATTATGCGTTCATTCAAGACTTTGGCTGCTGCCGTGCTTTTGTCGATACCTGCGATGGCCGAGGCTGTCGGGTTCGGCCTGTCCGTTCGGCCGCAATTTCGTACGGAAATCACGCCAATGCCGGACGGTGTCTACGAGGTCAAGGCCATCGGATCGTCGGCGCCCGTGAACTATTGGTGTGGGATCGGGGACTATGCGATCCGCAGTCTGGGCGTGCCAAACAACCAGCGGATCTATATCTGGCGCGCCTATGAACCCGGTGTCCGGACCGTGCAATTCTCGCTGAGCCCGCCGCCGGGGGCGGATACCAAGCCGGGATATTCCATCACCGTCAGGAAGGTTGGGGCCAATATGTCGGCGTCGTCGGCGCAGAACTACTGCTATGACAATTTCATCATGGACACGTTCTAAGCGTCAGACCCATTTCGCCATCGGCGGCAGGCTCATCAGAACGGCGTCCGGGTCATGTCCGGTTTCCAGTCCGAACTTGGTGCCCCGGTCATAGACCAGATTGTATTCCGCATAAAGACCGCGATGCACCAGCTGGGTGTCTTTGTCGGCGTCCGAGAAACCCTGTACGCGCCGCTTTTCAACCAATGGCAGGAAGGCCGGCAGGAAAGCCCGACCGATATCCTGCGTCAGGGCGAAATCGGCCTGCCAGTCCCCGGTGCAATAGTCATCCATGAAAATGCCGCCCACGCCGCGTGCGCGTTTGCGGTGGGGGATATAGAAATATTCGTCCGCCCACTCTTTCAGGCGTGGATAGTGCCCGGGACCATGCGGGTCCAAATGGGCCTTTTGGGTCGCGTGGAAATGCGCCGTGTCTTCATCATACTCGATGCAGGGGTTCAGATCCGACCCGCCGCCGAACCACCAGGCGTGCGGGGTCCAGAACATGCGGGTGTTCATGTGCACCGCCGGGACATGGGGGTTCTGCATATGCGCCACGAGGCTGATCCCCGAGGCCCAGAAACGCGGGTCTTCGGTCATCCCGGGAATGCCTTTGCGCGCTGCCATTGCCTGTTGTGCACGCTCGCCCAGGGTCCCGTAAACCGTCGAGACATTGACCCCGACCTTTTCAAACACGCGCCCGCCGCGCAT contains:
- a CDS encoding toxin-activating lysine-acyltransferase, with the translated sequence MSKTFPKDWFDFTPEKYADLGAMFFLAGLTKTHQKRSLAQVLYAFETPFRLGQYHIFRQHGFPRGFVTFAGLSPEAEFRYAVKEKPLSDTDFTSGSSFWIIDLVAPFGQTSQIVDILKQEIPHPRVRTNRMDSDMTRNRIVEWTRDEAGEVHMRLYRKKEFERVLQQGEG
- the hemF gene encoding oxygen-dependent coproporphyrinogen oxidase, whose product is MFETEKNTASAWFRQLRDDIVAAFEALEDSHDTGPFSDAKPGRFEVKETKRQSEDGSDAGGGLMSVMRGGRVFEKVGVNVSTVYGTLGERAQQAMAARKGIPGMTEDPRFWASGISLVAHMQNPHVPAVHMNTRMFWTPHAWWFGGGSDLNPCIEYDEDTAHFHATQKAHLDPHGPGHYPRLKEWADEYFYIPHRKRARGVGGIFMDDYCTGDWQADFALTQDIGRAFLPAFLPLVEKRRVQGFSDADKDTQLVHRGLYAEYNLVYDRGTKFGLETGHDPDAVLMSLPPMAKWV
- the modC gene encoding molybdenum ABC transporter ATP-binding protein, which gives rise to MSLSVRLHHDLPGIDLDVSFDAPPGVTVLFGRSGSGKTTIVNAVAGLLRPRAGRVAVDDWVLFDTEQGLWLPPHRRRLGYIFQEGRLFPHLTVRQNLAYGRWFAPKNTRREDPDKVIDMLGIGHLLDRRPAGLSGGEKQRVAIGRALLASPRLILADEPLAALDDGRKAEILPYFERLRDEVSVPILYVTHSAAEVARLATSVVALQDGKAVRHGPASEVLADPSVAPTGVRAVGAVLQVQVAKHHSDGLTELNANGARLFLPRIGHEIGANLRIRIPAQEVILSNKKPEGLSALNVLSGTVEEIRSGEGPGAIVSVRTPAGNVLARVTRRSVVALNLQPGSTCHAVIKTVALAPQDVGGHIVAGS
- the modB gene encoding molybdate ABC transporter permease subunit; translation: MNWLGPAEVEALKLSLRVSFWATLATLPFGIFVAYALARWRFPGRQVLNGLVHLPLILPPVVTGYLLLLTFGIQGPLGRILAEFGIVVAFRWTGAALAAGIMAFPLMVRAIRLSIEAVDPKLEQAGATLGASRPMVFCTVTLPMILPGVIAGAILAFAKAMGEFGATITFVSNIPGQTQTLPSAVYAFLQVPGGEAAATRLVLISIVIAMSALLLSEYVGRRAAARVAGS
- a CDS encoding Hint domain-containing protein, producing the protein MVSVPITGELTGDVTGFPPNVETGQPTLDNGNFNPVTQTWTIAAQPANGTASIDPNTGEWTYTVDPTFFDGLDKGEVVFDSFFISVSGTTQVGPFTLPFTGTPDPVEVVIRIEGVCFAAGTLIETESGPLAIETLGAGHMVATADHGLQPIRWIESSRIPRERLCDEPALRPVRISADSLGPNEPSCDLLVSQQHRILVKGPKVELLFGASEALVAAKHLCGWPGIGIDTSVEAIEYLHVLLDRHEILSANGALAESLFLGEEALYALSSDALRELAAIFPDRPTSGHIGFGRAARLILREHEARALA
- the modA gene encoding molybdate ABC transporter substrate-binding protein translates to MTLSFARRFWMVALVLGVTALAPIRAGAEGILVFAAASLKTALDEIVAGYENQTGQSVSVSYAASSVLARQIQQGAPADVFVSANTDWMDVLEQDGLIRTESRVDLLSNGLVLVGAEDHAQVGEIQPGYDLRTDLKEGYLAMALVDAVPAGIYGKAALQSLNQWEAVRTQVAQADNVRAALALVAAGAAPLGIVYQSDARVEERVRVVATFPADLHPPIIYPAALTLNAKEGAHDFLEHLKTDVVTAVFLEQGFTLPGR